Proteins from a genomic interval of Schistocerca piceifrons isolate TAMUIC-IGC-003096 chromosome 3, iqSchPice1.1, whole genome shotgun sequence:
- the LOC124788216 gene encoding transmembrane protein 42: protein MLRDRESAFYAVCSGFCACAASLFGKLAGKEDLHSMVSIVTATVFMVLMIVTNAAVWTFFVKALRSSDTSLFPTVASSATNYICSAMAGFWFFGEITSLMWWTGTFLVVVGLLLICQYESNENLQSKLE, encoded by the exons ATGCTACGCGATCGTGAAAGCGCTTTTTATGCAGTATGTTCTGGCTTCTGTGCTTGTGCAGCCAGTCTATTTGGAAAATTGGCCGGGAAGGAAGACCTACACTCGATG GTTTCTATAGTTACAGCAACAGTGTTTATGGTTTTAATGATTGTGACTAATGCTGCAGTATGGACATTTTTTGTGAAAGCCCTCCGTTCTTCAGACACATCATTGTTTCCTACTGTGGCAAGTTCAGCAACAAATTACATATGTTCT GCCATGGCAGGCTTCTGGTTCTTTGGTGAAATTACCTCATTAATGTGGTGGACAGGTACATTTCTTGTTGTGGTGGGCTTGTTGCTCATATGCCAgtatgaaagtaatgagaatttgCAGAGTAAACTAGAATAA